A stretch of Synergistaceae bacterium DZ-S4 DNA encodes these proteins:
- a CDS encoding aminotransferase class III-fold pyridoxal phosphate-dependent enzyme yields MRRCLTESLKTVARDNDILSPCSRSPYYPFVIGSGRGAVLKDIDGNQYIDFSASAAALNTGTCHPKVVSAIQEQAEKLLCYTTGYMYEPYSVELAEKLSFIAPGNFKKKVAYGLSGSDAIDGAIKFARKYTGRTNVISFLTAYHGCTYGALSASAISLNMRRSIGPMLPGFHHFAYPQCKNCEWNEVPEDCSLRCLEQIKNAFRLYLPPEEVAAVIFEPIGGDAGIIIPPVRYVKALAELCSENGIIFVSDEVQQGMGRTGKWFSIEHFGVVPDIIAAAKSLASGMPLSALIMREEIADSLMDPGHCFTLAANAVCCRAALATIAVIEDEGLIDRASELGHRITGRLGELKKRVPIFGETRSLGLTIGQDLIRDDGSPDRNACAKICYRAWEKGLITTFLGENTMRIQPPLVITDDEAERGLEILAEAADDYMQGKIGDEVLSFARGWS; encoded by the coding sequence ATGCGGAGATGCTTGACCGAAAGTTTGAAAACAGTTGCCAGGGATAATGACATTCTTTCTCCATGTTCAAGATCCCCTTATTATCCGTTTGTCATCGGCTCAGGCAGGGGAGCAGTGCTGAAAGATATCGACGGCAATCAATATATAGATTTTTCTGCCTCGGCGGCAGCCCTTAACACCGGGACATGCCACCCGAAAGTTGTCAGTGCCATACAGGAACAGGCAGAAAAACTGCTTTGCTACACAACAGGTTATATGTATGAACCATATTCGGTAGAGCTCGCGGAAAAACTCTCATTCATCGCCCCGGGCAACTTTAAGAAAAAGGTCGCTTACGGACTCTCTGGATCTGATGCGATCGACGGTGCGATAAAGTTTGCCCGCAAATATACGGGCAGGACCAATGTCATATCTTTCCTGACGGCATACCACGGCTGTACCTACGGAGCCCTTTCCGCATCTGCCATATCGCTGAACATGCGAAGGAGTATTGGCCCCATGCTTCCGGGTTTTCACCATTTCGCGTATCCTCAGTGCAAAAATTGCGAATGGAACGAGGTCCCGGAGGATTGTTCACTTAGATGTCTTGAGCAGATCAAAAATGCGTTCAGGCTTTACCTCCCTCCCGAAGAGGTCGCGGCAGTAATATTCGAGCCGATAGGCGGAGACGCCGGCATAATTATTCCGCCCGTCCGCTACGTGAAGGCCCTTGCAGAACTATGCAGCGAAAACGGGATAATTTTTGTCTCAGATGAAGTCCAGCAAGGGATGGGACGGACAGGAAAATGGTTTTCCATCGAACACTTCGGAGTGGTCCCGGATATAATAGCTGCAGCTAAATCTCTTGCTTCCGGTATGCCGCTGAGCGCGCTCATAATGAGGGAAGAAATAGCGGATTCACTCATGGATCCCGGACACTGCTTCACGCTTGCGGCTAACGCCGTGTGCTGCCGGGCTGCCTTGGCGACCATTGCAGTAATAGAGGATGAAGGCCTTATTGACAGAGCGTCGGAGCTTGGTCACAGGATAACAGGAAGACTCGGAGAACTAAAAAAAAGGGTCCCGATATTCGGCGAAACACGTTCGCTTGGCCTGACCATCGGGCAGGACCTCATCAGGGACGACGGATCACCCGACAGGAACGCATGTGCAAAAATTTGTTACAGGGCGTGGGAAAAGGGCCTCATAACAACTTTTCTTGGAGAGAACACAATGCGTATACAACCGCCGCTTGTTATCACCGATGACGAAGCGGAGAGGGGACTTGAAATTTTGGCTGAGGCCGCAGATGATTATATGCAGGGTAAAATAGGGGATGAAGTATTGTCCTTTGCAAGGGGATGGTCTTGA